A window of the Desulforapulum autotrophicum HRM2 genome harbors these coding sequences:
- a CDS encoding MetS family NSS transporter small subunit, with the protein MEISAVAMMVFGLVITWGGAAVCISIALKRKNL; encoded by the coding sequence ATGGAAATTTCCGCCGTTGCAATGATGGTGTTCGGCCTGGTCATCACCTGGGGTGGGGCAGCCGTGTGCATAAGCATTGCCCTGAAACGAAAGAATCTGTAG
- a CDS encoding response regulator, producing MTDIKDCIVLIVDDSSLNIDLLVATLGTDFNINIAMDGNAALKSVADDPPDLILLDILMPGMDGYGVCTKLKQSPATAKIPIIFLTGLNDHQNESRGLALGAADYIHKPFNPMLVKARVKNHLALKMHQDRLENLVKKRTRQIELTQEMAFKAIGTLVECKDPETGGHIRRTQNYVKLLANSLKSHPAYANFFTDETVDLLYMSAPLHDIGKIGVPDVILLKPTKLLKSEFETIKRHTTYGYRAILASERDYCEENINFMRFAKELTRTHHERWDGSGYPQGLKREEIPISGRLMAVADVYDALISQRVYKPPFKHQKAVDIIHQGKGTHFDPHMVDAFMDLEDQFRQIGFRFADCIEEKENLA from the coding sequence ATGACCGACATCAAAGATTGCATTGTATTGATTGTGGATGATAGCAGCTTAAATATTGATCTTCTGGTTGCAACCCTGGGAACTGACTTTAACATCAACATTGCCATGGATGGTAACGCGGCGCTGAAAAGCGTAGCAGATGATCCGCCGGATTTAATCCTGCTTGATATTTTGATGCCGGGAATGGACGGCTATGGGGTGTGCACAAAGTTAAAACAAAGTCCGGCAACGGCTAAGATTCCCATTATTTTTTTAACGGGCCTGAACGACCACCAGAACGAATCCCGGGGTCTGGCCCTTGGGGCCGCGGACTATATCCACAAGCCCTTCAACCCCATGCTTGTCAAGGCAAGGGTTAAAAACCACCTTGCCCTTAAAATGCACCAGGACCGCCTGGAAAATCTGGTCAAAAAGAGAACCCGTCAGATCGAGCTGACCCAGGAAATGGCCTTTAAAGCCATTGGGACACTGGTTGAATGCAAGGACCCGGAAACAGGCGGCCACATCAGAAGAACCCAGAACTATGTCAAACTGCTGGCAAACAGTTTGAAAAGCCATCCAGCCTATGCCAATTTTTTTACAGATGAAACCGTTGATCTTTTATACATGTCAGCCCCCCTGCATGACATCGGCAAAATCGGGGTTCCCGATGTCATCCTCCTTAAGCCGACAAAACTTCTGAAAAGTGAGTTTGAAACCATCAAGCGACATACCACATACGGTTACAGGGCCATCCTCGCCTCTGAACGAGATTATTGTGAAGAAAATATTAATTTCATGCGATTTGCAAAAGAACTGACCCGGACCCACCATGAACGCTGGGATGGCTCAGGCTACCCCCAGGGATTAAAAAGAGAAGAAATCCCCATCTCCGGCAGATTAATGGCCGTTGCAGATGTCTACGATGCCCTGATAAGCCAACGGGTTTACAAACCACCGTTTAAACATCAAAAAGCAGTTGATATTATTCATCAAGGAAAAGGTACTCATTTCGATCCCCATATGGTAGATGCATTTATGGATCTGGAAGATCAATTCAGGCAGATCGGATTCCGGTTTGCCGATTGCATTGAAGAAAAGGAAAACCTGGCATAA
- a CDS encoding NAD(P)-dependent oxidoreductase — MSKIGWIGTGVMGQSMCMHLLDAGHNIHLYNRTRAKADSLIEKGAVWCETPAQVAEKSDIIFSIVGFPKDVRETILGTNGVIEGAKAGAVVVDMTTSSPGLAKEIHTALKAKGVDALDAPVSGGDLGARQATLAIMVGGDQPVYEGVLPLFEIMGKNVALMGGPGAGQHTKMSNQILIAGTMIGTVESLAYACKSGLDLESVIKVIGSGAAGSWSINNLGPRIARGDYDPGFYIKHFIKDMGIALDEARQMNLSLPGLALANQFYVAAAALGHENLGTQGLYKVFEQMNAL, encoded by the coding sequence ATGAGCAAAATAGGTTGGATCGGAACCGGGGTAATGGGACAGTCCATGTGTATGCACCTTTTGGATGCAGGGCACAACATTCACCTGTACAACAGAACCAGGGCAAAGGCGGACTCGCTGATTGAAAAAGGGGCTGTCTGGTGTGAGACCCCAGCCCAGGTGGCAGAAAAAAGTGACATCATCTTCTCCATCGTTGGATTTCCAAAGGATGTAAGGGAAACCATCCTGGGAACCAATGGTGTTATAGAGGGCGCAAAGGCCGGTGCCGTGGTGGTGGACATGACCACCTCAAGCCCGGGTCTTGCCAAGGAGATTCACACGGCCCTCAAGGCAAAAGGCGTAGATGCCCTGGACGCACCGGTTTCAGGCGGAGACCTGGGCGCCAGACAGGCCACCCTGGCCATCATGGTCGGCGGTGACCAACCCGTATACGAGGGGGTACTGCCCCTGTTTGAAATCATGGGAAAAAATGTCGCCCTCATGGGCGGCCCCGGCGCAGGCCAGCACACCAAGATGAGTAACCAGATCCTCATTGCCGGCACCATGATCGGCACGGTGGAATCCCTTGCCTATGCCTGCAAGAGCGGACTGGATCTTGAATCGGTCATCAAGGTCATCGGCAGCGGGGCTGCCGGCTCCTGGTCCATCAACAATCTTGGCCCCCGCATTGCCCGGGGCGATTATGATCCAGGCTTTTACATCAAGCATTTCATAAAAGACATGGGCATCGCCCTGGACGAGGCCAGACAGATGAACCTGTCGTTGCCCGGCCTTGCCCTGGCCAACCAGTTCTACGTGGCAGCCGCAGCCCTGGGCCACGAGAATCTTGGCACCCAGGGGCTTTACAAGGTGTTTGAACAGATGAACGCCCTGTAA
- a CDS encoding outer membrane lipoprotein — protein MKTSQRTLKFSQALIFFAAVVALCLTGCASSRSGQVYSRDQARQVQTVETGTVESVREVLIEGTKTPIGGAAGAVTGGVLGSTVGGGSGRTVATVIGALAGAAAGAVAEEGITRKQGLEIVVNKDNGQTIVVVQEADVAILAGDRVRVITAADGTTRVSR, from the coding sequence ATGAAAACATCGCAGAGAACATTGAAATTTAGCCAGGCATTGATTTTTTTCGCAGCAGTCGTTGCACTCTGTTTAACCGGGTGTGCCTCCAGTAGATCCGGTCAAGTTTATTCCCGGGACCAGGCAAGGCAGGTCCAGACCGTTGAAACCGGAACCGTTGAATCTGTAAGGGAAGTGCTGATCGAAGGCACAAAAACCCCCATTGGCGGTGCTGCAGGTGCTGTGACCGGTGGTGTCCTGGGCAGTACTGTAGGCGGCGGCAGTGGCAGAACAGTGGCCACTGTTATTGGTGCCCTTGCCGGAGCTGCAGCAGGAGCCGTTGCAGAAGAAGGAATCACCCGGAAACAGGGCCTTGAAATCGTGGTGAACAAAGACAACGGTCAGACCATTGTTGTGGTCCAGGAAGCCGATGTCGCGATACTGGCCGGGGACAGGGTGAGGGTTATTACGGCTGCCGATGGCACAACACGGGTTTCCAGGTAA
- a CDS encoding sodium-dependent transporter, with amino-acid sequence MKQREQWGTRAGFVLAAIGSAIGLGNIWRFPYVAYENGGGAFFVPYLFAMLTAGIPFLILEFGVGHKYRGSAPQIFAKLSRRWEWLGWWQILVSFVISIYYVAVVGWSISYLFLAFNQGWGVDTGDFFFKEFLALSDGPMDMGGIRWNIFASVAAAWGICWFVLFKGVKRGIEMAGKIFMPLLFILVLIITVRAVTLPGSLEGLNWMFKPDFSALLNIDVWVAAYGQLFYSLSIGFAIMLTYSSYLPKDSDINNNAFITAFANCGFSIISGILVFSVLGNMALNQGVGVDKVVKSGVGLAFVTIPKAINYMPSPGLFGTLFFMALIFAGLSSQISICETCVSSLMGKFDMNRKKAVTIYCLVGLFAGTIFVTNSGLYVLDIVDHFINNFGVLATGLVEIIFLSWLCKLELFQEHINHTSDFAVGSWWPFCLKFVTPLVLGYMSIANLVGDLRNGYGGYPGDALFYFGWFLVVMVAVIGYLLQATAVTVPGEITQAVELKR; translated from the coding sequence ATGAAACAACGAGAACAATGGGGAACAAGGGCCGGGTTTGTACTGGCTGCCATTGGGTCTGCCATCGGCCTCGGCAATATATGGCGGTTTCCCTATGTGGCCTATGAAAATGGAGGCGGGGCTTTTTTTGTGCCCTATCTTTTTGCCATGCTGACCGCAGGCATACCCTTTTTGATACTTGAATTCGGTGTCGGCCATAAATACCGGGGATCTGCTCCCCAGATTTTTGCAAAATTATCCAGACGCTGGGAATGGCTGGGGTGGTGGCAGATCCTGGTTTCGTTTGTTATTTCAATTTATTATGTGGCCGTTGTCGGCTGGTCCATCTCCTATCTTTTTCTTGCCTTTAATCAGGGGTGGGGAGTTGATACCGGTGATTTCTTTTTCAAGGAGTTCCTGGCTCTTTCCGACGGTCCCATGGATATGGGTGGTATCCGCTGGAACATTTTTGCCTCTGTGGCTGCAGCCTGGGGTATCTGCTGGTTTGTCCTTTTCAAGGGGGTAAAACGGGGAATTGAGATGGCCGGCAAGATTTTCATGCCCCTGCTGTTTATACTGGTGCTCATTATCACAGTGCGGGCAGTGACCCTTCCCGGTTCCCTTGAGGGACTTAACTGGATGTTCAAGCCGGACTTTTCGGCCCTGCTCAACATTGACGTCTGGGTTGCCGCCTATGGTCAGCTCTTTTACTCGTTGAGCATCGGTTTTGCCATCATGCTCACCTATTCGAGTTACCTTCCAAAGGATTCGGATATCAACAACAACGCCTTTATCACTGCCTTTGCAAACTGCGGGTTCAGTATTATTTCCGGGATCCTGGTTTTTTCGGTTCTTGGAAACATGGCGTTGAACCAGGGCGTGGGCGTGGACAAGGTGGTTAAATCCGGTGTGGGACTTGCCTTTGTCACCATTCCCAAGGCCATCAATTATATGCCGAGCCCAGGACTGTTTGGAACGCTGTTTTTCATGGCCCTGATTTTTGCAGGCCTGAGTTCACAGATTTCCATCTGTGAGACCTGTGTGTCCTCCCTCATGGGTAAATTTGACATGAACCGGAAAAAAGCCGTGACCATCTATTGCCTTGTCGGCCTGTTCGCAGGAACGATCTTTGTCACCAACAGCGGACTCTATGTTCTGGATATCGTCGATCATTTTATCAATAATTTCGGGGTGCTTGCGACAGGCCTGGTGGAGATTATTTTTCTGTCATGGCTGTGCAAGCTTGAACTGTTCCAGGAGCATATCAACCACACCTCGGATTTTGCTGTGGGCAGCTGGTGGCCCTTTTGCCTCAAGTTTGTCACCCCCCTTGTGCTGGGCTACATGAGCATTGCCAACCTGGTGGGTGATTTGCGAAACGGATATGGAGGCTATCCCGGGGACGCCCTTTTCTATTTTGGATGGTTCCTTGTGGTGATGGTCGCCGTGATCGGATATCTTCTCCAGGCAACCGCCGTAACGGTCCCGGGTGAAATTACCCAGGCCGTTGAATTAAAACGCTGA
- the ptsP gene encoding phosphoenolpyruvate--protein phosphotransferase, whose translation MHNKDAAHLDLLFNISELANLVTASSDLESFLTHSVDLVARHFSAPVCSIYLYNETSGHLTLKATKGLKSDAVNKIHMEPGEGLVGRSFETLSIIREGHASKTPGFKYFPEAGEDLFNSFLCVPIKRGVEKIGVLAVQHQELNYFDISDERAIRAVVAQLSGAIENARLLMELSQTKDEQPPGRPLGFIKGKGATGGQVLGKAILLDGKQKSILHDRLPGEDQFTKADFLQALEKTALSLKELQQAFARRLPESASLIFTAHFMILKDKNFIGKMGELMDKGTLPCDAVREIAGKYIDIFTSSPHEYMKEKALDVEDLAVRILHNFNVQQDETAYEKGGIAIARQIYPSDILKLVSGGIKGIILAGGGITSHVTILARSLQIPLIIAEAPGLLTLADDTTILMDGDQGNLYINPEKETLALFKTRVAAEQELGSTTMEQQTLTRDRVQVKLLANINLLGEIALARRLNAEGIGLYRTEFPFLIRSSFPSEAEQYHIYKRLFDEAGAMSVNFRTLDAGGEKTLAYSNLPKEANPELGLKSIRFSLEHRDLFESQIRAILRAAAGKKNVGIMFPLVSSIDEFIEAKQIVLDCMETLCQESLEFNDSIKTGVMVELPCVIETIDAFAREADFFSIGTNDLIQYMLGADRANPMVADYYIPHHPAVNKGIAKIASAARNHGIEVTVCGEMAHEPKHIPFLLGVGIRSLSVDPRFLPRVQQTVMGLSMEDAEKYAGKMLAQTRVSSAKQVLDSWDPAPRPAP comes from the coding sequence ATGCACAATAAAGATGCAGCCCACCTCGATCTTTTGTTTAATATCAGCGAGCTTGCCAACCTTGTCACGGCAAGTTCGGATCTTGAAAGCTTTTTAACCCATTCGGTTGATCTTGTGGCCCGTCACTTCAGCGCCCCGGTCTGCTCCATCTATCTATACAATGAGACATCAGGCCACTTAACCCTCAAGGCCACAAAGGGTCTTAAATCCGACGCTGTCAACAAGATACACATGGAGCCGGGAGAAGGACTGGTAGGCCGTTCGTTTGAGACCCTTTCCATTATCCGGGAAGGACATGCCAGCAAAACCCCCGGGTTTAAATATTTTCCAGAGGCCGGAGAAGATCTGTTTAATTCGTTTCTCTGTGTTCCCATAAAGCGGGGGGTTGAAAAGATAGGCGTTCTGGCTGTCCAGCACCAGGAGCTGAATTACTTTGACATCTCCGACGAAAGGGCCATCCGTGCTGTTGTTGCGCAGCTTTCCGGAGCCATTGAAAACGCCAGGCTTCTTATGGAACTTTCCCAGACAAAGGACGAACAACCCCCTGGGCGCCCCCTTGGATTTATAAAGGGGAAAGGCGCCACCGGGGGCCAGGTTCTGGGAAAAGCCATCCTCCTTGATGGAAAACAAAAATCCATTCTCCACGACCGGCTGCCGGGGGAAGATCAATTTACCAAAGCTGATTTTCTCCAGGCCCTTGAAAAAACAGCTCTTTCCCTCAAGGAGCTCCAGCAGGCGTTTGCCAGAAGATTACCTGAAAGCGCCTCCCTGATATTCACGGCCCACTTCATGATATTAAAGGACAAGAATTTCATCGGGAAGATGGGTGAGCTCATGGATAAAGGCACCCTGCCCTGTGATGCCGTCCGGGAAATTGCAGGAAAATACATTGATATTTTTACGTCAAGCCCCCATGAATACATGAAGGAAAAGGCCCTTGATGTGGAAGATCTTGCCGTGAGGATACTCCATAATTTCAATGTGCAACAGGATGAGACCGCCTATGAAAAGGGTGGCATCGCCATTGCCCGGCAGATCTACCCTTCCGATATCCTTAAACTTGTCTCAGGGGGAATCAAGGGAATCATACTGGCAGGCGGTGGCATCACCTCCCATGTGACCATCCTGGCAAGATCCCTTCAGATCCCCCTCATTATTGCCGAAGCCCCCGGGCTTTTAACCCTTGCAGACGACACAACCATTCTCATGGATGGCGACCAGGGGAACCTCTACATTAACCCTGAAAAAGAGACCCTGGCGCTCTTTAAAACAAGGGTTGCAGCAGAGCAGGAGTTGGGATCGACAACCATGGAGCAACAGACCCTCACCCGTGACAGGGTGCAGGTCAAGCTGCTGGCAAACATAAATCTTCTGGGGGAAATCGCCCTTGCCAGAAGGCTGAATGCCGAAGGGATCGGCCTGTACCGTACAGAATTTCCCTTTTTAATCAGGAGCTCATTTCCGTCCGAGGCGGAACAATACCACATCTATAAACGGCTGTTTGATGAAGCCGGAGCAATGTCCGTTAACTTCAGGACCCTGGATGCCGGTGGAGAAAAGACCCTTGCCTACAGCAATTTGCCAAAGGAGGCAAATCCTGAACTGGGCCTCAAGTCCATCCGGTTTTCCCTGGAACACAGGGATCTCTTTGAGTCCCAGATCCGAGCCATTCTAAGGGCCGCCGCAGGAAAAAAGAACGTCGGGATAATGTTTCCCCTGGTTTCCTCCATTGATGAATTTATCGAGGCAAAACAGATAGTCCTTGATTGCATGGAGACCCTTTGCCAGGAATCCCTTGAATTCAACGACAGTATAAAAACAGGGGTGATGGTCGAACTGCCCTGCGTGATTGAAACCATTGATGCCTTTGCCCGGGAGGCAGATTTTTTTTCCATCGGCACCAATGACCTGATCCAGTACATGCTGGGCGCCGACCGTGCCAACCCCATGGTGGCCGACTACTATATCCCCCATCATCCGGCCGTGAATAAAGGCATCGCCAAAATTGCCTCAGCGGCCCGCAACCACGGCATTGAGGTGACCGTGTGCGGCGAAATGGCCCACGAACCAAAACATATTCCCTTTCTGCTCGGTGTGGGCATCCGAAGCCTGAGTGTTGACCCGCGGTTTCTGCCCAGGGTTCAGCAGACCGTCATGGGCCTCAGTATGGAAGACGCCGAAAAATATGCCGGAAAAATGCTCGCCCAGACCCGGGTCAGCAGTGCAAAACAGGTGCTTGACTCCTGGGATCCCGCCCCAAGGCCCGCTCCATGA
- a CDS encoding methylenetetrahydrofolate reductase C-terminal domain-containing protein, translating into MVKVKQKNLKEIIDAVQGYDRLLIVGCGGCASVCLGGGQREVDRLCMDLNFFFKSENRPARATGYTLERQCNPLFLEELQPIIGNYDCVLSMACGAGCQYLAETYPETPIFPAVNTVAIGIDREIGVYEERCRACGACVLGYTGGVCPVTRCAKGLFNGPCGGTNKGMCEVNPNVPCAWIEIYNRLKKQDRLDNIMKITPAMEWQNQVQRTLVQER; encoded by the coding sequence ATGGTTAAGGTAAAACAAAAAAACCTCAAAGAGATCATAGATGCAGTGCAAGGCTATGACAGACTCCTGATTGTGGGGTGTGGCGGCTGTGCGTCGGTATGCCTTGGCGGCGGGCAACGAGAGGTAGACCGGTTATGTATGGACCTCAACTTCTTTTTCAAATCAGAAAATCGACCTGCACGTGCAACGGGATACACCCTTGAGCGTCAGTGCAACCCACTCTTTCTTGAAGAACTCCAACCCATCATTGGAAACTATGATTGCGTTCTTTCCATGGCCTGCGGTGCAGGTTGCCAGTATCTGGCCGAAACCTATCCTGAAACACCCATTTTTCCCGCAGTCAATACCGTTGCCATTGGAATCGATCGTGAGATCGGTGTCTATGAGGAGCGGTGCCGGGCATGCGGTGCCTGTGTCCTTGGCTATACCGGCGGCGTCTGCCCTGTGACCCGCTGCGCAAAGGGGCTGTTCAACGGGCCCTGCGGCGGTACAAACAAAGGCATGTGCGAGGTAAATCCCAATGTCCCCTGTGCCTGGATAGAGATATACAATCGGTTGAAAAAACAGGACCGGCTGGACAACATCATGAAAATCACGCCGGCCATGGAATGGCAGAATCAGGTCCAGAGAACCCTTGTCCAGGAGCGGTAG
- a CDS encoding cytochrome c3 family protein, producing the protein MNSFRHFLTLIFFCLTFFPLSALADLDEIMLNQETMPETRQRSAVFFPHGLHMDNLECLDCHHVYEGGKNLQDEDELYEDNPDIRCQDCHNTDASIDTTKAFHHQCMGCHIKSTKEQAKIKTPEMCGDCHTNKN; encoded by the coding sequence ATGAATTCATTCAGACATTTTCTTACCCTGATTTTCTTTTGCCTTACCTTTTTCCCCCTGTCAGCCCTGGCCGATTTGGACGAAATAATGCTGAACCAGGAAACAATGCCCGAGACCCGCCAGCGTTCCGCTGTGTTTTTCCCCCATGGCCTTCACATGGATAACCTTGAATGCCTGGATTGCCACCATGTTTATGAGGGGGGTAAAAATTTACAGGACGAGGATGAACTATACGAAGACAATCCAGACATCCGGTGCCAAGACTGTCATAATACAGACGCTTCCATTGATACAACAAAGGCGTTCCATCACCAATGCATGGGCTGCCACATTAAAAGTACAAAAGAACAGGCAAAGATCAAAACCCCTGAAATGTGCGGGGACTGCCACACAAACAAAAATTAA
- a CDS encoding acetate--CoA ligase family protein — MKLYIDFQGMTRIFGRAADQGRDQLFEHETYDLLRALGSESVPEHLLFARDLRLTSDLLAPFPGRKVVLKIVSPDVVHKSDMGGVKVVPKLAGKVRSEGRRMVDRVSDRFAAFVETHPDQVPEPFKDLTGKALRTAVNNRIQGVLITEYLPPESDALGNELLVSLRWTREFGMVITAGLGGIDTELFAERLRPGQAVVSASTALVTAQTFFELFQTTIAYGKLSGQTRGGKRLVSDEQILECFGAFIAVGNHFSPLNPGVCHTIEELEVNPFALKDYEMVPLDGLCRFKKPTTPTTPRETDNIDSLLHPESVAILGVSATQMNFGRHILENMVKAGFPEKKITLVSSTAKEIDGIACVKDLTRLPTVDLLVIAVGAKQVPGLVDDIIDNHRAKSVILIPGGLGEKQGTKTMARTMAAKIHQAHCLGKGAPLFLGGNCLGIISRPGGVDTFFTPENCSPKRRHTPPSKTALISQSGAFALVRMTALVSGDPAYTITVGNQTDLTIGDFLTWMADAPEIAIIFVYVEGFNDLDGLHACRGIRRAVKRGKQVIVYKAGRTPEGKQATSGHTASVAGDYMVCTSCLGQAGALVTDSLEEFDGLMNLSTFLHGKKITGNRIAGLSPAGFETVGIADSLQSRDSCLELAQFQPETQKTIAALFDKAGLTEIMDIKNPLDITPGAPDMVHVGAIKAMIQDKNIDAVVLSLGSLAPATGDTPALDDPSGYTTTPGSLATLLPEIAATSPKPVVVFNDAGQAHDPINNRLRRQGFPVFNTCSQTMTLVARYIAYRLGLKSLIENEQNAQ; from the coding sequence ATGAAACTTTACATCGATTTTCAAGGGATGACCCGGATTTTTGGCCGTGCGGCCGACCAGGGACGAGATCAGCTCTTTGAGCATGAAACCTATGACCTGTTGCGGGCCCTTGGCTCTGAATCCGTTCCCGAACATCTGCTGTTTGCCAGGGACCTTCGCCTCACATCCGATCTGCTGGCCCCCTTCCCCGGTCGGAAAGTGGTGCTCAAAATCGTCAGCCCTGACGTGGTGCATAAATCCGATATGGGCGGCGTCAAGGTGGTTCCAAAGCTTGCCGGAAAGGTGAGAAGCGAAGGCCGACGCATGGTGGACCGGGTCAGCGATAGATTTGCAGCCTTTGTGGAAACCCACCCGGACCAGGTGCCCGAACCCTTTAAAGATCTGACGGGCAAGGCGTTGAGAACCGCTGTTAACAATCGAATCCAGGGGGTGCTCATCACCGAATACCTGCCCCCTGAATCCGATGCCCTGGGCAACGAACTGCTGGTGAGCCTCAGGTGGACCCGGGAGTTTGGCATGGTCATTACCGCAGGCCTGGGAGGGATCGACACGGAACTGTTTGCCGAACGGTTACGCCCGGGCCAGGCCGTGGTCTCGGCATCCACGGCCCTTGTGACAGCCCAGACATTTTTTGAGCTGTTCCAGACAACCATTGCCTATGGAAAACTCTCCGGCCAGACCCGGGGCGGAAAAAGGCTTGTCTCCGACGAACAGATACTTGAGTGCTTTGGCGCCTTTATTGCCGTTGGCAACCATTTCTCACCGTTAAACCCAGGCGTGTGCCACACCATTGAAGAGCTTGAGGTCAACCCCTTTGCCCTCAAGGATTACGAGATGGTTCCCCTGGACGGTCTGTGCCGGTTCAAAAAACCGACAACACCCACCACCCCCAGAGAAACCGACAATATCGACAGTCTGCTCCACCCCGAATCCGTTGCCATCCTGGGGGTGAGCGCCACCCAAATGAACTTTGGACGCCATATCCTTGAAAATATGGTCAAGGCCGGTTTTCCCGAAAAAAAGATCACCCTTGTCTCGTCCACGGCCAAAGAGATCGACGGCATCGCCTGTGTCAAGGATCTGACCCGCTTACCAACAGTGGATCTTCTGGTCATTGCCGTAGGGGCAAAACAGGTCCCTGGCCTGGTTGACGATATCATCGACAACCACCGGGCCAAAAGCGTCATCCTGATCCCGGGCGGACTCGGAGAAAAACAGGGAACCAAAACCATGGCCCGGACCATGGCGGCGAAGATTCACCAGGCCCATTGCCTTGGCAAAGGCGCACCCCTGTTCCTTGGGGGAAACTGTCTTGGGATTATCAGCCGACCGGGAGGGGTGGACACCTTTTTCACCCCTGAAAACTGTTCGCCCAAACGACGCCATACCCCTCCTTCAAAGACTGCCCTGATCAGCCAGAGCGGCGCCTTTGCCCTGGTTCGAATGACCGCTCTTGTGTCGGGAGATCCTGCCTATACCATCACCGTGGGCAACCAGACCGACCTCACCATCGGCGACTTTCTTACCTGGATGGCGGACGCACCGGAAATCGCCATTATCTTCGTCTATGTGGAGGGATTCAACGATCTGGACGGCCTCCATGCCTGCAGGGGCATCCGACGGGCCGTTAAAAGAGGAAAGCAGGTAATTGTCTACAAAGCCGGCCGCACACCTGAAGGAAAACAAGCCACCTCCGGCCACACGGCCAGCGTGGCAGGCGATTACATGGTCTGCACCTCCTGCCTTGGCCAGGCAGGCGCCCTGGTCACCGACTCCCTTGAAGAGTTTGACGGGTTGATGAACCTTTCAACTTTTCTCCATGGCAAAAAGATCACCGGCAACCGGATCGCGGGTCTCAGCCCGGCCGGCTTTGAAACCGTCGGCATTGCCGACTCCCTCCAGTCCAGGGACTCGTGCCTTGAACTGGCACAATTTCAACCGGAAACCCAGAAAACCATTGCCGCCCTTTTTGACAAAGCCGGTCTCACCGAGATCATGGACATTAAAAACCCCCTGGACATTACGCCGGGCGCACCGGACATGGTCCATGTGGGTGCAATCAAGGCCATGATCCAGGACAAAAACATTGATGCTGTTGTCCTCTCCCTTGGATCCCTGGCTCCTGCCACGGGGGACACCCCGGCTCTGGACGACCCGTCAGGATATACCACAACCCCTGGAAGTCTTGCCACGCTTCTGCCGGAAATTGCAGCCACATCCCCAAAACCCGTGGTGGTGTTTAACGATGCCGGCCAGGCCCATGACCCCATCAACAACCGGTTGAGACGCCAGGGTTTTCCCGTGTTCAACACCTGCAGTCAGACCATGACCCTTGTGGCGAGATACATCGCCTATCGGCTCGGACTTAAATCCTTAATTGAGAACGAACAAAATGCACAATAA
- a CDS encoding alpha/beta hydrolase family protein: MNIETISIPVNDDESVSGILATPVTANANTRTGLVFAHGMANDMNHPTIKDVAEGLTAQGFTTLRFNFPYREKGRRSADPEHKLIQAWKSAVDFLAQKTDNSLTTLVAVGKSLGARIASTAAANGDIHPDRLIFLGYPLHAPGRKDSPRDAHLYNIKTPMLFFEGTRDPFCDLDLLATVLERLCAPRALEIIEGGDHSFILPKSDPRTDRDVHDQVIRKCVEWLHSQG; this comes from the coding sequence ATGAACATTGAAACCATTTCCATCCCCGTCAATGACGATGAATCCGTCTCCGGCATACTTGCCACCCCCGTCACCGCCAATGCCAACACCCGAACGGGCCTTGTCTTTGCCCACGGCATGGCCAATGACATGAACCACCCCACCATTAAAGATGTGGCTGAGGGGCTTACGGCCCAGGGATTCACAACCCTGAGGTTTAATTTCCCCTACCGGGAAAAGGGACGGCGCTCTGCCGATCCCGAACATAAACTGATCCAAGCCTGGAAAAGTGCCGTTGATTTTCTTGCACAAAAAACAGACAACTCACTTACCACCCTGGTTGCCGTTGGCAAATCATTAGGCGCCAGAATCGCCTCAACGGCTGCGGCAAACGGCGATATTCATCCCGATCGCCTGATATTTCTCGGCTATCCCCTCCACGCCCCGGGCAGAAAGGACAGCCCCAGGGATGCCCACCTCTACAACATCAAAACCCCCATGCTTTTTTTTGAAGGCACAAGGGATCCGTTCTGCGACCTCGACCTGCTGGCCACTGTTTTAGAACGCCTCTGTGCTCCCAGGGCACTTGAAATCATTGAAGGAGGCGATCACTCGTTCATTCTGCCCAAATCAGATCCAAGGACAGACAGGGATGTGCACGACCAGGTGATCAGAAAATGTGTGGAATGGCTCCACAGTCAGGGATAG